One genomic region from Stackebrandtia nassauensis DSM 44728 encodes:
- the cysS gene encoding cysteine--tRNA ligase, whose translation MSLRLYDTGTRKVRDFVPRVPGKVSIYLCGLTLQGPPHIGHLRNGVNYDIMCSWFQHRGLDVTYVRNVTDIEDKVLAKSREQDRPWWAISFENERRLAADYEALGVRPPTYEPRATGHVPEMMDLIAELINKGHAYAPGNGDVYFSVESYPEYGALSHRKPEDMLCPDDGDESVKRDPRDFALWKAAKPGEPADSSWNTPYGRGRPGWHLECSAMSRRYLGDAFDIHGGGTDLMFPHHENELAQSRAAGLDFTNFWVHNNMVNLSGTKMSKSLGNVLSVEALGERGFRPVEIRYYLAAPHYRSVIDYSDAILTESATSYRRLENFVSRAAERFGHDATEGGALCADFTAALDDDFGTPAAFAAIHEVTREGNAALDSSDDAAARGAAASVRAMLGVLNLDPLSRQWTETGGDDLTPVVDSLVNLVLEQRQQARKNKDYATADAIRDQLSRAGLVIEDGPQGSRWSLARADHATGAEAHAG comes from the coding sequence GTGAGTTTGCGACTTTATGACACCGGTACCCGGAAGGTGCGCGACTTCGTGCCGCGCGTTCCCGGCAAGGTGAGCATATACCTGTGTGGACTCACCCTCCAGGGTCCGCCGCATATCGGGCATCTCCGCAACGGCGTCAACTACGACATCATGTGCTCCTGGTTCCAGCACCGGGGACTGGACGTCACCTACGTCCGCAACGTCACCGACATCGAGGACAAGGTGCTGGCCAAGTCGCGCGAACAGGACCGTCCCTGGTGGGCGATCTCGTTCGAGAACGAGCGACGGCTCGCCGCCGACTACGAGGCGCTGGGCGTGCGTCCGCCGACCTACGAACCGCGCGCCACCGGGCACGTCCCGGAGATGATGGACCTGATCGCCGAGCTGATCAACAAGGGGCACGCCTACGCGCCCGGCAACGGCGACGTCTACTTCTCGGTCGAGTCGTACCCGGAGTACGGGGCGCTGTCGCACCGCAAACCGGAGGACATGCTGTGCCCCGACGACGGCGACGAGTCGGTCAAACGCGACCCGCGTGACTTCGCGCTGTGGAAGGCCGCCAAACCCGGCGAACCCGCCGACTCGTCCTGGAACACCCCCTATGGACGGGGACGGCCCGGCTGGCACCTGGAGTGCTCGGCCATGTCGCGCCGCTACCTGGGCGACGCCTTCGACATCCACGGCGGCGGCACCGACCTGATGTTCCCGCACCACGAGAACGAGCTGGCCCAGTCGCGCGCCGCGGGGCTGGACTTCACCAACTTCTGGGTGCACAACAACATGGTCAACCTGTCGGGCACCAAGATGAGCAAGTCGCTCGGCAACGTGCTCAGCGTGGAAGCCTTGGGGGAACGGGGTTTCCGCCCGGTCGAGATCCGCTATTACCTGGCGGCGCCGCACTACCGTTCCGTCATCGACTACTCCGACGCGATCCTCACCGAGTCGGCCACCAGCTACCGACGGCTGGAGAACTTCGTTTCCCGTGCCGCCGAACGGTTCGGGCACGACGCGACCGAGGGCGGCGCCCTGTGCGCCGACTTCACCGCCGCGTTGGACGACGACTTCGGCACCCCGGCGGCCTTCGCCGCCATCCACGAGGTGACCCGGGAGGGCAACGCCGCCCTGGACTCCTCCGACGACGCGGCCGCCCGGGGCGCCGCCGCGTCGGTGCGGGCGATGCTGGGCGTCCTCAACCTGGACCCGCTGTCGCGGCAGTGGACCGAAACCGGCGGCGACGACCTGACCCCTGTGGTGGACTCGCTGGTGAACCTGGTGCTGGAACAGCGGCAGCAGGCGCGCAAGAACAAGGACTACGCGACCGCCGACGCCATCCGGGACCAGCTGTCCCGGGCCGGTCTGGTCATCGAAGACGGACCACAGGGTTCGCGCTGGAGCCTCGCGCGAGCCGACCACGCGACGGGAGCCGAAGCACATGCCGGGTAA
- the moaA gene encoding GTP 3',8-cyclase MoaA gives MNTTSTRHSDGSGRLVDRYGRTAVDLRVSLTDRCNLRCTYCMPAEGLAWLPRQEILTDDEIVRLVGLAVTRLGVTQVRFTGGEPLLRPALADIVARTTALEPRPRVSLTTNAIGLKRMAPALREAGLDRVNISLDTLDPARFKTLAHRDRLNDTVEGIAAAKAAGLVPVKVNSVLMRGVNEDEAVPLLRFALEHGYELRFIEQMPLDAQHGWSRENMVTAEEILTQLRTTFNLTPDPVPRGAAPAETWLIDGGPAKVGVIGSVTRPFCGDCDRTRLTADGQVRACLFSTTETDLRAMLRGDASDEDIAEAWRKTMWAKLPGHAIDDETFLQPPRPMSAIGG, from the coding sequence ATGAACACCACGTCGACGCGGCACTCTGACGGATCAGGGCGCCTGGTCGACCGTTACGGACGTACCGCGGTTGACCTGCGCGTGTCATTGACCGACCGCTGCAACCTGCGGTGCACCTACTGCATGCCCGCCGAGGGGCTGGCCTGGCTGCCCCGCCAGGAGATCCTCACCGACGATGAGATCGTGCGGCTGGTGGGCCTCGCCGTCACCCGGCTGGGCGTCACCCAGGTGAGGTTCACCGGCGGCGAGCCGCTGCTGCGCCCGGCCCTGGCCGACATCGTCGCCCGCACCACCGCGCTGGAACCCCGGCCCCGGGTCAGTCTGACCACCAACGCCATCGGCCTGAAGCGGATGGCCCCGGCCCTGCGCGAGGCCGGGCTCGACCGGGTCAACATCTCGCTCGACACCCTGGATCCGGCCCGGTTCAAGACCCTGGCCCACCGCGACCGCCTGAACGACACAGTGGAGGGTATCGCCGCCGCCAAGGCCGCGGGCCTGGTCCCGGTCAAGGTCAACTCGGTACTGATGCGCGGCGTCAACGAGGACGAGGCGGTGCCACTGCTGCGATTCGCCCTCGAACACGGCTACGAACTGCGCTTCATCGAGCAGATGCCGCTGGACGCCCAGCACGGCTGGAGCCGCGAGAACATGGTCACCGCCGAAGAGATCTTGACCCAACTGCGCACCACCTTCAACCTGACCCCCGACCCGGTGCCGCGCGGCGCCGCCCCCGCCGAGACCTGGCTGATCGACGGCGGCCCGGCCAAGGTCGGCGTCATCGGCTCGGTCACCCGCCCGTTCTGCGGCGACTGCGACCGCACCCGTCTCACCGCCGACGGCCAGGTCCGCGCCTGCCTGTTCAGCACCACCGAAACCGACCTGCGCGCCATGCTGCGCGGCGACGCCTCCGACGAGGACATCGCCGAGGCCTGGCGCAAGACCATGTGGGCCAAGCTGCCCGGCCACGCGATCGACGACGAGACCTTCCTGCAACCGCCGCGCCCCATGTCCGCGATCGGAGGCTGA
- a CDS encoding MoaD/ThiS family protein, with protein MVTVRFFAGARAAAGVAEARVSATTVAELKAVLVKEYGAELARVLPACGLLVDGVSNHEDLSTLTDGATVDVLPPFAGG; from the coding sequence ATGGTGACGGTGCGGTTCTTCGCCGGTGCCCGGGCCGCCGCGGGGGTTGCCGAGGCTCGGGTGAGTGCGACGACGGTCGCCGAGCTCAAGGCCGTCCTCGTCAAGGAGTACGGTGCCGAGTTGGCCCGGGTGCTGCCCGCGTGTGGACTGCTCGTCGACGGCGTGTCCAACCACGAGGATCTGTCCACACTCACCGACGGTGCCACTGTGGATGTGCTGCCGCCGTTCGCCGGTGGATAA
- a CDS encoding LppU/SCO3897 family protein, which translates to MSMHDPRRDDHAPDPYDAADDTRSPDSDYPPPEGFSPEGGFKGFPRVEPDQPRIAPTPPPPPRRNLWLTLTAIAALTAATVTGIVLLGSSPPDKPTTEESESPAPRPTDAYPDYADDDMVRAQIGDCITFDDKDDDESWRVVDCDAKEALGKVYAFAVGTTSGDECPKLPKGTKTRYHYALDYRESDRDDYVVCAADIKKKD; encoded by the coding sequence ATGTCGATGCATGACCCACGGCGGGACGACCACGCCCCCGACCCCTACGACGCCGCCGACGACACCCGCTCCCCGGACTCCGACTACCCACCCCCCGAGGGCTTCTCACCCGAGGGCGGCTTCAAGGGCTTCCCACGCGTCGAACCCGACCAGCCCCGCATCGCACCGACCCCACCCCCACCACCGCGCCGCAACCTGTGGCTCACCCTCACCGCCATCGCGGCACTGACAGCGGCGACCGTCACGGGCATCGTCCTGCTCGGCTCCTCCCCACCTGACAAACCCACCACAGAGGAATCGGAAAGCCCCGCACCCCGTCCCACCGACGCGTACCCCGACTACGCCGACGACGACATGGTCCGCGCCCAGATCGGCGACTGCATCACCTTCGACGACAAGGACGACGACGAGAGCTGGCGCGTCGTCGACTGCGACGCGAAGGAAGCCCTCGGCAAGGTCTACGCCTTCGCCGTGGGCACCACCAGCGGCGACGAATGCCCCAAACTCCCCAAGGGCACCAAAACCCGCTACCACTACGCGCTGGACTACCGCGAATCCGACCGCGACGACTACGTCGTGTGCGCGGCGGACATCAAGAAGAAGGACTGA